In Zunongwangia profunda SM-A87, the following proteins share a genomic window:
- a CDS encoding SusC/RagA family TonB-linked outer membrane protein, whose product MEKQLLLQKGWKASFNKICGFKDNALLQIPKSALLLLFLMTLNVQNFYGQGTITVSGTVTDNNSMPLPAVSVMEKGTQNGTQTDFDGNYTITVKEGATLVFTYVGMNPLEQAVDGRSVLDVSMKNDLQSLDEVVLVGYGKQKKISVVGAQSTIEPAELQQPVANLSTMLAGRVAGLTGVQRSGLSGYDGADIWIRGISNISGGNAPLILVDGVQRSLDNLDPRDIESFTVLKDASATAVYGIRGANGVILIETKKGELGKPQISVDYNEGISTFTRMPDLADGVMYMELANEALTTRGQPARYTQETIERTANNYDPLLYPNVDWFEEIFNDFGRNRRISTNVSGGAEAAKYYISIGYYDEKGMFTTDGLEDYDSNTKYKRYNFTSNLTVDITSTTKAHLGVQGYISDGNYPYWPTFNGNNPSGTGANSVFTQAMLVPPVEYPVLYPGGYVPGISPNGDLRNPYADVTKRGYRSENKNQLYSNLRLTQDLNFLTDGLSLSGLFSFDAFNQHYIIRSKRESTYYVNQEYPYTEDGEIILNETFEGGNFLGYSRENGGNRRFYLEASLNYDRNFGRHQVTGLLLFNRTDFVDAFAGDFVGSIPYRNQGLAGRATYSYDNRYFVEANAGYNGSENFSPNDRYGFFPSLAFGWVLSNEKFFESISNTINYFKIRYSDGLVGSASGAGRFAYLSRVETGEDGYSFGENAGTSFGGIAETYQGVNVTWAESRKQDLGIEINAFENSFKLIVDVFRERNKGTFLQRSDVPGYIGLVSDPYGNLGDSENKGFDGTIEYNKTFNELSLSFRGTFSYNKNKVIENGVPQQPYPWLDRRGSGLLARWGYVAERLYTLEDDTDGDGFITPNDGEGISEQFGQIMPGDIKYKDLNGDGRIDAYDQQQIGEGDIPYLTYGFGLSAQYKGFDASVFFQGQNAADIQIRGIGLQPFSGDGGRGNLFAIAEDRWTPENDNPYATFPRLSYGSSGVGQSNNTQVSTWWQRDQNFLRIKTAEIGYTLPNTISERIGLGNVRFYLRGTNLLTFTNFDLWDPELNTDNGTGHNGGQYPNVSVVSLGTNFRF is encoded by the coding sequence ATGGAAAAACAATTACTCTTACAAAAAGGGTGGAAAGCAAGTTTTAACAAAATCTGTGGTTTTAAGGATAATGCTTTACTGCAGATTCCTAAAAGCGCGTTATTACTTCTTTTTTTAATGACTCTGAATGTCCAGAATTTTTATGGACAGGGAACGATTACTGTTTCAGGTACGGTGACAGATAACAATTCGATGCCTTTACCGGCAGTTTCGGTAATGGAAAAGGGAACACAAAATGGAACGCAAACAGATTTCGATGGTAATTATACCATTACGGTGAAAGAAGGAGCGACATTAGTATTCACTTATGTAGGTATGAATCCCCTGGAACAAGCTGTAGATGGAAGATCCGTTCTGGACGTATCCATGAAAAACGATCTACAATCATTAGATGAGGTGGTTCTTGTAGGCTATGGTAAACAAAAGAAAATTAGTGTAGTAGGGGCACAATCTACTATAGAGCCGGCCGAACTACAACAACCGGTCGCTAATTTGTCCACAATGCTGGCGGGAAGAGTTGCCGGTTTAACCGGTGTACAACGTTCGGGGTTATCTGGTTATGATGGAGCAGATATCTGGATTAGAGGAATTAGCAATATTAGCGGTGGTAATGCTCCACTAATATTGGTGGACGGAGTGCAACGTTCTTTAGATAACCTCGATCCTCGGGATATCGAGTCTTTTACAGTATTAAAAGATGCATCTGCCACTGCTGTTTATGGTATACGAGGAGCAAATGGAGTGATCTTAATTGAAACAAAGAAAGGCGAGTTGGGAAAACCTCAAATATCTGTAGATTATAATGAAGGGATTTCCACCTTTACCCGTATGCCAGATTTAGCTGATGGGGTAATGTATATGGAACTTGCTAATGAGGCCTTAACCACTAGAGGCCAACCGGCCAGATATACTCAGGAAACAATAGAACGGACAGCGAATAATTATGATCCGTTATTGTATCCTAATGTGGACTGGTTTGAAGAAATATTCAATGATTTTGGTCGTAATCGTCGTATTTCCACTAATGTAAGCGGAGGGGCAGAAGCTGCCAAGTATTATATTTCTATCGGTTATTATGATGAAAAAGGAATGTTTACAACTGACGGCTTGGAAGATTATGATTCGAATACAAAATATAAAAGATATAATTTCACCTCTAACCTTACGGTAGATATTACGTCCACAACAAAAGCACACTTGGGAGTGCAAGGATATATCTCGGATGGTAACTATCCCTACTGGCCTACATTTAATGGTAATAATCCGTCTGGAACAGGAGCGAATTCTGTTTTTACTCAGGCAATGCTCGTTCCACCTGTTGAGTATCCTGTGTTATATCCCGGAGGGTATGTTCCCGGAATAAGTCCGAATGGAGATTTACGAAACCCTTACGCTGATGTTACAAAACGTGGTTATCGCTCTGAAAATAAAAACCAGTTATATTCTAACTTAAGATTAACCCAGGATTTAAATTTTTTAACCGATGGCCTGTCTTTAAGCGGCTTATTCTCCTTCGATGCGTTTAATCAGCATTATATTATTAGGAGTAAGCGAGAAAGTACTTATTATGTTAATCAGGAATATCCTTATACTGAAGATGGTGAAATTATTCTTAATGAGACTTTTGAAGGGGGGAACTTTTTAGGTTATAGCAGGGAAAACGGAGGAAATCGCCGATTTTATCTGGAAGCGAGTTTAAATTACGACCGCAATTTTGGTAGACACCAGGTAACAGGTTTATTATTATTTAACAGAACCGACTTTGTTGATGCTTTCGCTGGAGATTTTGTAGGGTCTATACCTTATAGGAATCAGGGACTTGCGGGTAGGGCTACTTATTCTTATGATAATCGATATTTCGTGGAAGCTAATGCCGGTTATAACGGTTCAGAAAACTTTAGTCCAAATGATCGTTACGGTTTTTTTCCTTCATTAGCCTTTGGTTGGGTATTATCCAATGAGAAATTTTTTGAGTCTATATCAAATACTATTAATTATTTTAAAATAAGGTATTCTGATGGTTTGGTGGGTTCGGCTTCTGGAGCAGGAAGGTTTGCTTATTTAAGTCGGGTAGAAACCGGGGAGGACGGCTATAGTTTTGGAGAAAATGCAGGAACTTCTTTTGGAGGAATAGCCGAAACCTATCAAGGCGTTAATGTAACCTGGGCAGAATCCAGAAAACAAGATTTAGGGATTGAAATTAATGCTTTTGAAAACAGCTTTAAATTAATAGTTGATGTCTTTAGAGAACGCAATAAGGGAACATTTCTACAACGTTCCGACGTTCCTGGTTATATAGGGCTTGTTAGTGATCCTTACGGGAATTTAGGTGATAGTGAAAATAAAGGCTTTGATGGAACAATAGAATATAACAAAACCTTTAACGAATTAAGCCTGAGCTTTAGAGGAACCTTCTCTTATAATAAAAATAAAGTAATCGAAAACGGAGTACCGCAACAACCCTATCCATGGCTCGATCGCAGAGGTTCTGGGTTACTGGCGCGTTGGGGATATGTGGCCGAACGTTTATATACTTTGGAAGATGACACTGACGGAGACGGATTTATTACCCCTAATGATGGAGAAGGAATTTCGGAACAGTTCGGCCAAATTATGCCGGGAGATATAAAATATAAAGATCTTAATGGTGATGGTCGTATAGATGCGTACGATCAACAACAAATCGGTGAAGGGGATATTCCTTATCTCACCTACGGTTTTGGTTTAAGTGCACAGTATAAAGGTTTTGATGCAAGTGTGTTTTTCCAGGGACAAAATGCAGCGGATATTCAGATTAGAGGCATAGGATTACAACCATTCTCGGGAGATGGTGGTCGTGGTAATTTGTTTGCAATTGCTGAAGACCGATGGACTCCAGAAAATGATAATCCATACGCCACTTTTCCCCGGCTTTCTTATGGATCTTCCGGAGTGGGGCAAAGTAATAATACTCAGGTAAGTACCTGGTGGCAGAGAGATCAAAATTTTCTAAGAATTAAAACTGCTGAAATTGGATATACTTTACCCAATACTATTTCAGAAAGAATAGGTCTGGGAAATGTAAGATTTTATCTGAGAGGAACTAACCTGCTAACCTTTACTAATTTTGATTTATGGGATCCAGAACTCAATACTGATAATGGTACAGGACACAACGGAGGCCAATATCCCAACGTATCGGTAGTATCCTTGGGTACAAACTTTAGATTTTAA
- a CDS encoding MFS transporter gives MHLRQASENRKQIATVITFFTIPLSGFMTDIYLPSFPSMAQNLSVSEKSIQLTLTCFFLSYGFAQLVVGSILDSLGRYKPILFSLIALIISSLAITWTDQVWLICFWRIVQGLGTSFIVVAKRAYFVDLYDEEKRKYFLSFFTIVWSCGPIIAPFLGGYLESLFAWQANFYFLAIYAGALFIAELFFSGETIRNVKKFNLKKTSMLYMVMLKNKAFVFGILILGMAYSTVMVFNIAGPFVVEHHFGFNAVTTGYCTLILGISWMIGGIISKTFSKQNFSRKLKVSAFTQIILLVLFVIAAAQLDQLYLLIIFAFLIHIVSGFIFTNYFTQNMIYFPSNAGIAGGLIGGLLYIITSIISFLISSSGEIASTFDMSIRYLGVGIPLVLVIFYSTFLILKKQQKKAKITTV, from the coding sequence ATGCATTTAAGACAAGCCTCAGAGAACCGAAAACAAATCGCTACAGTCATCACTTTTTTTACCATTCCCCTATCAGGATTCATGACCGATATTTATTTGCCTTCCTTTCCATCAATGGCACAAAACCTTTCGGTTTCTGAAAAAAGTATTCAGCTTACATTAACCTGTTTCTTTTTAAGCTACGGTTTTGCCCAATTAGTTGTAGGTAGTATTTTAGATAGTCTAGGCCGTTATAAACCAATATTATTTTCTTTAATTGCTTTAATCATTAGCAGTCTCGCGATTACCTGGACAGATCAGGTTTGGCTCATCTGCTTTTGGCGAATCGTACAGGGATTAGGAACTTCGTTTATCGTTGTGGCAAAAAGAGCCTATTTTGTAGATCTTTACGATGAAGAAAAACGGAAGTACTTTTTAAGCTTTTTTACTATCGTTTGGTCATGCGGACCTATAATTGCTCCCTTTCTTGGTGGCTATTTAGAGAGTTTATTTGCATGGCAGGCCAATTTTTATTTTCTCGCTATTTATGCAGGAGCTTTATTTATAGCTGAATTATTTTTTAGCGGAGAAACCATTAGAAATGTAAAGAAATTTAACCTGAAAAAAACTTCGATGCTTTATATGGTTATGCTTAAAAACAAAGCCTTTGTATTTGGGATTTTAATTTTGGGAATGGCCTACTCTACCGTTATGGTATTTAATATTGCCGGCCCATTTGTGGTAGAACATCACTTTGGTTTTAATGCTGTAACCACCGGCTACTGCACGCTTATTCTTGGAATTTCCTGGATGATAGGGGGAATTATAAGCAAGACGTTTTCTAAACAAAACTTTTCTAGAAAATTAAAAGTATCGGCTTTTACACAAATCATACTACTTGTTCTATTTGTGATCGCTGCTGCTCAATTAGACCAGTTATATCTTTTAATCATTTTTGCATTTTTGATCCATATTGTATCGGGCTTTATTTTCACCAATTACTTTACACAGAATATGATCTATTTCCCGAGCAATGCAGGGATAGCAGGAGGTTTAATTGGCGGATTGCTTTATATTATAACCTCTATCATAAGTTTTTTAATATCATCTTCAGGAGAGATCGCGAGTACCTTCGATATGTCCATACGCTATTTAGGTGTTGGCATTCCGCTGGTTTTGGTTATTTTTTATTCTACTTTTTTAATTCTGAAAAAACAACAGAAAAAAGCTAAAATCACAACAGTCTGA
- a CDS encoding WG repeat-containing protein — translation MYKRILLKPVQRIQIVFFVFLIICFESCSLPKKINTTVKPGKGKTPGLDTMVYSKSSVFERGFAHVENDSTNFYIDTTGQRIFDTIIDEYHPIDSIIPTGAGYVSLRKNQDRLLKIVSNKNSYGLVDDKGKEIIPIVYDLIQFHYKRYLSLYRKQKMTFADSWGNQLLPLKFEEVRFLTNRYFDVSKGNKWGVYDSKTDKLIIPIAYDDIDYCGGCGHKSSYIYAKKNGKWGIIDFNNNILIPFNYDHAHSNMRSDQWVASFKKEGNNLIINIPSSKEFDDSEFNSLEIINGVLIVEKNDKQAIVNKQGVQISDFEYDEISALYTSFQNEAYLSVKKDGKYGILDTLGKTIVPPIYRERIIQIGDYFYIKQNGKYGVLTKENEELLPIKYKQITEIIRQTAEGNEKIVFQIKNNELKGLFFPETGALIPPIFDNVRVYHKDQAYYDSDFPPQLVQVVKNNKIGYYTINGEEKLSPSYTDISFLGKDMAILRKDKETQTGLYDIRQQKVIIPYIYDNMSKISHNPELIMVIKNQKNNKPAYGIFNTKGKEILPLQYQSIQQLYQQNFLLQQQDGDYLLWNAQKQEKEVLAFQKVSTIENYPILIVENEKGTNLYDVKTGKLLLDNMMSKIIRLNNGQFAVFAKNDQDQLKYGYANSQGELVVPPIYEPDNASTVYDLQYRNYFPLFKKDAVSDRKLIGFADFDGKILVKPVYHSVFPEVNGNGFITEINRKFGLISASGKELLPPNYDINPFSSYRPYGNTAEFNFPLMFGKNGQWQYIQKNGNILPISSNEVIEFIKRRQ, via the coding sequence ATGTATAAACGCATCCTATTAAAACCAGTTCAAAGAATTCAGATTGTATTTTTTGTATTTCTTATAATTTGTTTTGAGTCCTGCTCTTTACCTAAAAAAATAAATACTACGGTAAAACCTGGAAAAGGAAAAACCCCAGGTTTAGATACGATGGTATATTCTAAATCATCTGTATTTGAAAGAGGATTTGCCCATGTAGAAAATGATAGTACAAATTTCTATATCGATACCACCGGACAGCGTATTTTCGATACTATTATAGATGAATATCATCCCATAGACAGTATTATTCCAACCGGCGCCGGCTATGTTAGTTTACGCAAAAACCAAGACCGCTTGTTAAAAATTGTTAGCAATAAAAATTCCTACGGGTTGGTTGATGATAAAGGAAAAGAAATTATTCCAATAGTCTACGATTTAATTCAATTTCATTATAAACGCTATCTCTCACTTTATAGAAAACAAAAAATGACCTTTGCAGATAGTTGGGGGAACCAGTTATTACCCTTAAAATTTGAAGAAGTAAGATTTTTAACCAACAGGTACTTTGATGTAAGTAAAGGAAATAAGTGGGGTGTTTATGATAGCAAAACCGATAAGTTAATCATCCCAATCGCCTATGATGATATTGACTATTGTGGTGGTTGTGGTCATAAGTCATCTTACATTTATGCCAAGAAAAATGGTAAGTGGGGAATTATCGATTTTAATAATAATATATTAATTCCTTTTAACTATGATCATGCGCATTCTAATATGCGAAGTGACCAGTGGGTCGCTTCATTTAAAAAAGAGGGTAATAATCTTATTATAAATATTCCTTCAAGTAAAGAGTTTGATGATTCTGAGTTTAATTCCCTGGAAATTATAAACGGAGTACTCATTGTCGAAAAGAACGACAAACAAGCGATAGTTAATAAACAAGGCGTACAAATTTCTGATTTCGAATATGATGAAATATCAGCTTTGTATACTAGCTTTCAAAACGAGGCTTACCTTTCTGTAAAGAAAGATGGCAAATACGGTATTCTCGATACCCTTGGAAAAACTATTGTTCCCCCTATCTATCGGGAACGAATTATCCAGATAGGTGATTATTTCTACATCAAGCAAAATGGCAAATATGGCGTATTAACTAAAGAAAATGAAGAATTACTCCCCATAAAATACAAGCAAATCACCGAAATCATCCGACAAACTGCTGAAGGAAATGAAAAGATTGTGTTTCAAATAAAAAATAATGAACTTAAGGGCCTATTTTTTCCTGAAACTGGCGCACTGATCCCTCCCATATTTGACAATGTGCGAGTTTATCATAAAGATCAGGCGTATTATGATAGTGATTTTCCTCCGCAGTTGGTACAAGTCGTAAAAAATAATAAAATAGGCTATTATACGATCAATGGTGAAGAAAAACTATCTCCTTCTTATACTGATATTAGTTTTCTCGGAAAAGATATGGCTATACTGCGTAAGGATAAAGAAACTCAAACCGGCCTATATGATATCAGGCAACAAAAAGTCATAATTCCCTATATTTATGATAACATGAGCAAAATTTCCCATAATCCAGAGCTGATCATGGTTATCAAAAACCAGAAAAATAATAAACCTGCTTATGGAATTTTTAACACCAAAGGCAAGGAAATACTTCCATTACAATACCAAAGCATACAACAGCTTTACCAGCAAAACTTTTTATTGCAGCAACAAGATGGTGATTATTTACTCTGGAATGCCCAAAAGCAAGAAAAAGAGGTATTAGCCTTCCAAAAGGTGAGCACCATAGAAAATTATCCTATTTTAATAGTAGAAAATGAAAAAGGAACAAATCTATATGATGTAAAAACAGGAAAACTATTATTGGATAATATGATGAGTAAAATCATTCGTCTAAACAATGGCCAATTCGCAGTATTTGCTAAAAATGACCAGGACCAACTAAAATACGGATATGCCAATAGCCAAGGAGAACTTGTTGTTCCTCCAATATACGAGCCCGATAATGCTTCCACGGTTTATGATCTTCAGTATCGAAATTATTTCCCACTCTTTAAAAAAGATGCTGTTTCAGATCGAAAATTAATTGGTTTTGCCGACTTTGATGGAAAGATTTTAGTAAAACCTGTATACCATAGTGTTTTCCCTGAGGTTAATGGGAATGGTTTCATCACCGAAATAAACAGAAAGTTTGGATTGATTTCAGCGTCTGGAAAAGAGCTTTTACCCCCAAACTATGATATTAACCCGTTTAGTTCCTATCGTCCTTATGGCAATACTGCAGAATTCAATTTCCCCCTCATGTTTGGTAAAAACGGACAATGGCAATACATTCAAAAAAATGGTAATATTTTACCGATAAGCTCTAATGAGGTGATTGAATTTATAAAACGCAGGCAGTAG
- a CDS encoding SusD/RagB family nutrient-binding outer membrane lipoprotein encodes MKRIIAIIILLLLPLFYFTSCSKIEDLQEDPNRATSVSPELLLTNIQTKAFNNVSLSSALASRYLSYTNGVNSNQYYNWQRSGFGKYDDLKQVKKMMEESEKAGIEIYQILGRFFNSYFIIDLTRTFGDVPYTEAVLATEAIYQPVYDSQKSIYLSVLDDLKSVSDALAENQEPIVGDIIFKGNKLKWRKLINAYYLRVLMSLSNKTGDSDLNIRSRFQEIINNPAQYPLMTSNSDNGALNYFNIQDNRYPYFNDNDLQTAYYMEQNFVDKLKDFEDPRLFRFAEPKPTAADDDMNDFESYGGLKGSEDLNINTSKAVSGEASRIAERYFFDPVNEPSILMSYWEQEFIIAEAAVRSWIAVDPETHYRNGVAASFDFFKTPMPEDYFDNDRIDLDAGNEIQKILEQKYISMFMNTGWQIFFEQRRTGFPEFNTDGAGILNNGRIPKRWMYPMDEATNNAEHLEEAINRQFSEGDDINAQMWLLN; translated from the coding sequence ATGAAACGTATTATTGCTATTATCATATTATTGCTACTGCCACTTTTTTACTTTACCAGTTGTAGTAAAATTGAGGATTTGCAGGAAGACCCTAATCGGGCGACTTCGGTTAGTCCAGAATTATTATTAACCAACATACAAACAAAAGCATTTAATAATGTTAGTCTATCCAGTGCGCTTGCCAGTCGATATTTATCCTATACTAATGGCGTTAACTCTAATCAATATTATAATTGGCAGCGCTCGGGTTTTGGAAAGTATGACGATTTGAAACAAGTTAAAAAAATGATGGAAGAATCTGAAAAAGCAGGGATCGAGATTTATCAAATTCTGGGACGTTTTTTCAATTCCTATTTTATAATCGATCTTACCCGTACTTTTGGAGATGTGCCTTATACTGAAGCTGTTTTAGCTACTGAAGCTATTTATCAACCGGTGTATGATTCTCAAAAGAGTATTTATTTAAGCGTACTGGATGATCTAAAGTCGGTCTCTGATGCGTTAGCCGAAAATCAAGAACCTATTGTAGGGGATATTATTTTTAAGGGGAATAAATTAAAGTGGCGAAAACTTATTAATGCTTATTATTTAAGGGTATTGATGAGTTTATCCAATAAGACGGGAGATAGTGATTTAAATATTAGGTCAAGATTTCAGGAAATCATTAATAATCCGGCTCAATATCCTTTAATGACATCAAATTCTGATAATGGAGCTTTAAATTATTTTAATATTCAGGATAACCGTTATCCATATTTTAATGATAACGATTTACAAACAGCCTATTATATGGAACAAAATTTTGTCGATAAATTGAAAGATTTTGAAGATCCACGATTATTTAGGTTTGCAGAACCTAAACCAACTGCGGCTGATGATGATATGAATGACTTTGAATCCTACGGAGGATTGAAGGGTAGTGAAGATTTAAATATAAATACTTCAAAAGCTGTTTCGGGAGAAGCGAGTAGGATTGCAGAGCGATATTTTTTCGATCCCGTTAACGAGCCTAGCATTTTAATGAGCTACTGGGAGCAGGAATTTATTATTGCTGAAGCTGCGGTACGTTCCTGGATTGCTGTAGATCCTGAAACACATTATAGAAATGGAGTAGCGGCTTCTTTTGATTTTTTCAAGACACCAATGCCTGAAGATTATTTTGATAATGATCGTATTGATTTAGATGCTGGTAATGAAATTCAAAAGATTTTGGAGCAAAAGTATATTTCGATGTTTATGAATACCGGGTGGCAAATATTCTTTGAACAACGTCGCACTGGATTTCCAGAATTCAATACTGACGGAGCAGGGATTTTAAACAACGGAAGAATTCCTAAGCGTTGGATGTATCCAATGGATGAAGCAACAAATAACGCTGAGCATCTGGAGGAAGCCATTAACCGACAATTTTCTGAAGGTGATGATATCAATGCCCAAATGTGGTTGCTTAACTAA